The Lysobacter oculi genomic sequence GCCGGCGAAGGCCTCGCAGGGCGCGTTGATCATCGGCCGCGCGGTGCCGGGCGCCGATGTGCGGGTGGAAGGACGCAAGCTGCGCGTGGATGCGCAGGGCCGCTTCGTGTTCGGCATCGGGCGCGACGAGAAGGGCCCGATGCGCGTCCGCATCCAGCCACCGGGCGGCGAGATCCTCACCGCCGACATCACCGTCACCCCGCGCGACTGGCCGATCCAGCGCATCAACGGCGTGCCGCCTTCCACCGTCAATCCGCCACCGGCCATCGCCGCCCGCATCGCGCGCGAGAATGGCAGGATCGTCGCCGCCCGCCGCGACGACAGCGCCGCCGACAACTTCGCCCAGACCTTCATCTGGCCGGTGCAGGGCCGCATCAGCGGGCGCTTCGGCAACCAGCGCATCTTCAACGGCACGCCCAAGTCGCCGCATTCGGGCATGGACATCGCCGCCGGCGCCGGCACCCCGATCCGCGCCCCGGCCGGCGGCACCGTGACCCTGGCCGAAAAAGATTTCTACCTGACCGGCGGCACGGTGATGATCGACCACGGCCACGGCGTCAGCAGCAACTTCCTGCATATGTCGCGGCTCGACGTGAAGGTGGGCGATGTCGTCAAACAGGGCGACGTGGTCGGCGCGGTCGGTTCCACCGGGCGCTCGACCGGGCCGCATCTGCACTGGGGGATGACGTGGTTTGATACCAAGATCGATCCCTTGCTGGTGCTGCCGAAGTAACAGTATTCGCATGTGGATGACGATGCGCGCGGCGGCGCGTTTGAGTCACCGAAACCGTCATTTCGTGATGGGCGCGGTTCGACACCAGGATCGATCCGTTGCGGGCGCTGCCGAAGTAGAAGTCGGCGCAGGCCGTCAGCCACCCTCAATCCCCGATGCCGCCCAGCCCGAGCCCGCTGTCGAATACCCGCGACGCCCCCGTCAGCGGGTCGATGAATTCAAGCCGCTTCGCCCACAGCTGCAGCGGGCGGGAAAAATCCGCGGCCGGCGAATCGACCAGCGCCGGATACAGCGGATCGTTGTCGATGGGTGCGCCGATGCTCGCCATGTGCACGCGCAACTGGTGCTTGCGGCCGGTGACCGGCGACAGCGCGTAACGCCAGCGCCGCGCGCCGCGCACGATCACCTCGATGCGGGTCTCGCTGTTGGGCGTGCCCGCCACCTCGCGCATGCGGAAGAACGGCTCGCCCGCTTCCAGCCGTGAGCGGCGCGTCAGCGGAAATGCCACATCGGGCAACGGCGCCGCGATCCCCTCATAATGCTTGGTGACCCGACGCTCGCGGAACAGCGCGGCGTAGGCATCGCGCGTGTCGGGACAGGTGGAGAACATCACCAGCCCGGCGGTGTCGCGGTCGAGCCGGTGCAGCGGCACCAGGTCCGGCGCATCCAGCCGCGCGATCAACCGGGCCAGCAGGGTTTCCCGCACATGCCGGCCGGCCGGCGTGACCGGCAGGAAATGCGGCTTGTCGACTACCAGCAGATGCGCGTCCCGATGCAGCACGGTCTCGACGAAGGGAATGGCGGGCTCGTCCTCGACCTCGCGGAAATAGCGGATCTCCATGCCGACCCGGTAAGCCGCATCGACCGGCAGCGGGCGGGCATCCGCATCCTGCACCAGGCCGCGTTCGAAGCGCCCGATCCACACCTCGCGCGGGATGGCGGGAAAGCGCGCGCACAGGCCATCCAGCAGCGTGGCCCACGGGCCGGGCGGAAGCTGCAAGCGGCTGGGCAGTGAAAGGGGCTCGGCGGTCATGTGGCGTGGCGGCTTCGGCGGGCGATGTCAGGTGCGGAGGGCCCGACGCTGGCGGCAGCATGCCGGTTTTTGCCGTGCGCCATGCTGGTTCGCCGCCATCAAACTCACGTTCGGGGCGTCGCGCGCGACACTTTTTGCATCCCCGATGACCCGGAAAGCATCGTGCGCGAGGCTTTCTGCCTCGTTGTCGATGCGCTTCGCATGCCGCGCAACCTGATAGAGCCTCGCACGCGACACTTTTTGCATCCCCGATGACCCGGAAAGCATCGTGCGCGAGGCTTTCTGCCTCGTTGTCGATGCGCTTCGCATGCCGCGCAACCTGATAGAGCCTCGCACGCGACACTTTTTGCATCCCCGATGACCCGGAAAGCATCGCACGCGAGGCTTCCTGCCTAGTCAACGATGCTTTTCGCACCCCACACGACCCGAAGCGTCCCGTGCAGGACGCACCCGGACATCACCAGCGGCTCCCGCGCCGGAGCTCAGCCCGAAACCGCCTCCCCCACTTCGCCTTCGCGCCCGATCGCGTGCAGATGCGTCTGCAAGGCCAGCTGGTCCAGCGCCTCGGGCTTCAGGCTCAGCAGCAGGTGGATGCGGTGGCGGAGGATGCCCATCGCATCGCGGAACGCCTTGCGCCTCGCGGACTCGTCGCCTTCCACGCCCACCGGGTCATCCACGCCCCAGTGCGCGGTCATCGGCTGGCCCAGCCAGACCGGGCAGGTTTCGCCCGCCGCCTTGCCGCAGACGGTGATGACGATGTCCATTTCCGGCGCACCGGGCGCGCTGAATTCGTCCCAGGACTTGCTGCGCAGGCCGTCGGTGGCGATGCCGGCTTCCTCCAGCACCTCGATCGCCAGCGGCTGCACCTGGCCGGACGGGTGGCTGCCGGCGCTCCACGCCTGCAGGCGGCCGCCGGAGACATGGTTGGCCACGGCCTCTGCCATGATGCTGCGGGCCGAGTTGCCGGTGCACAGGAACAGGATGTTGTAGCGGTCTTTCATCTCGCGGATTCCGGAAAGAAGGGATTCATGCGGCGGCCCCGCCGTACCAGCGGCGGCTGCGGTTGACGATGTGCACGACCGAAAGCATCACCGGCACTTCCACCAGCACGCCCACCACGGTCGCCAGCGCCGCGCCGGAATGCACGCCGAACACCGCGACGGCGGTGGCCACGGCCAGTTCGAAGAAATTGCTGGCGCCGATCAGCGCGGACGGCCCGGCGATGCAGTGCGCCACGCCCAGGCGCTTGTTGAGCCAGTAGGCCAGCCCGGCATTGAAATAGACCTGGATCAGGATCGGCACCGCGAGCAGCGCGATGATCAACGGCTGGCGGACGATCTGCTGGCCCTGGAAGCCGAACAGCAACACCAGCGTGAGCAGCAGCGCGATGAGCGACACCGGCCCGAGCCGTCGCAGCACCGCCTGCAATGCGGCCTCGCCGCCACGCGCCAGGATCAGCTTGCGCAGCAGCGCGGCCACGATCACCGGCACGACGATGTAGAGCGCCACCGACAGCAGCAGCGTGGCCCACGGCACACTGATCGAAGACAGCCCCAGCAGCAGGCCGACCAGCGGCGCGAACGCAAACACCATGATGAAGTCGTTCAGCGCGACCTGGCTCAGGGTGAAGCGCGGCTCGCCCTCGCACAGGTGGCTCCAGACGAACACCATCGCCGTGCACGGCGCGGCGGCCAGCAGGATGAGCCCGGCGATGTAGGCATCGATCTGGTCGGCCGGCAGCCAGTCCGCGAACAGGTGGCGGATGAATACCCAGCCGAGCAGCGCCATCGAGAACGGCTTGACCAGCCAGTTGACGAACACGGTGACGCCGATACCGCGCCAGTGCCGCCCTACTTCGCGCATCGCGCCGTAGTCGATCTTGAGCAGCATCGGGATGATCATCAGCCAGACCAGCACGGCGACCGGCAGGTTGACCTTCGCCACCTCCACCGCCGCCAGTTGCCGGAACAGGCCGGGCAACAGATAGCCCAGCCCGGTGCCGACCACGATGCACCCCAGCACCCACAGGCTCAGGTGGCGCTCGAAGCCGCCCATCCGGCGGGCCGGCGCGGGCGCTGCCACGGCGCTCATCGCGTCCCTGCCTTGCGCGGTGCCGGCGCACAGGCCACCGGCGCGCACAGTTCCGGCTGGCCACCGCAGCAGTGGTCGCCGAGGAAGCCGACCAGCGCCTGCATGCGCTCGAAATCGGCGCGGTAGCGGATGTTGCGGCCGAGCGGCTCGGCGCTCACCAGCCCGGCGTGCGACAGCGTCTTGAGGTGGAAGGACAGCGTATTGCCCGGTACCTGCAGGTATTCGGCGAGCTCGCCGGCGAAGGCACCTTCGGGGCCGAGTTCGACCAGCCGCCGGAACACCGCGAGGCGCGATTCCTGGGCCAGGGCCGCGAGGGCGTTGACAGCGTCTTTGTTATCCATTGTTCCAGAATATTGGAACAATCATGGCAGTTCAATGACATCGGGCGCTGAGGGGGATGTCAGTCGTTGCGGCCGGCCACGCGCGCCACGGCATCGTGGGCGTGCAGGCTTTCCAGATGCACGACCTTGGCCTGCCAGGCGCGGACCCACGGCAAGGCGGACAGCGCGGCGCCGACGCGGCGGGCGGCGTCTTCGCAGAACATCAGGTTCTCGGCGTTGGCGCGGGCGAAGGCCTGCTCGTCCTCGCGCTTCACCGCGGTCTGCACCGGCGTACCGAGCGCCTGCTCCAGCGCATCGGCCAGGGCGACGACCGGCAGGTGTTCGAAGCCTTCGGCCAGTTCCACTTCGACATCGGCCACGCTGCGCTGCGCGTGCGGGGTGGCGGCCAGCCCGGCCTTGGAGGCCAGCCAGTCACGCACCGCATCGGCATCCACCTCGCCCTCGCCGAAATGGCGGGCGAAGGCCTGCGCGTTCAACTCGCGCGACAACGCGGCGGAGGCCGGACAGGTGCTGGAATATGCCACCCGGATCGACAGCCAATGGCGGCTGCCGCTGGCGTCACGTTCGCTGCGCAGCTGCACGGGATAGCGCTTCCAGCCGTGGTGGTCGCTGACCAGCGCCGGGCGTTCCAGCAGGTGGTCGAAGCGCAGCAGCAGCTGCACGCGGTCGCTGGCGCCCTGCTGGGATTCGATCAGCCCGGCCAGCAGCGCGTCGAGCGAGAGCGCATCGAGCCGGGCCTGCGGCAGGGCCTGCTGCAACTGCAGGTACAGGCGCGACATGTGGATGCCGCGGCGGTCGGGGTCCAGCAGGTTGACGCCGACATCGGCCTGCGCCGGCACCTGCACGCGCTCGGACAGCCGCAGCGGCAGCGCGATGCCTTCCATCCCCACCCAGTCCAGCGCGCGCGCCAAGGCGGCGGGCTCGAAAGCGACATCGGGCAACGGACGGTGTGCGGTCATCAGCATGGGCGTTCAGCGTGGGGGCGCCGGGCCGGCCATTTTACCCGGGCAAGCCGGCGCGGGCGGCCCGCCAGCTGCAACGCAGCGTCCGCCACGGGCTGAGCGGGGCCTGTTGCATGGTGTTGCGGGTGTTCCGCAGCGCGGCCAGCAGGCGACGCGGGCGGCTGCCTTCGGCAGGTGTTTGCGATGTCGCATCGGTCAGCGACAGCGCATCGCCGAGCATTGCGGCGATGGCGGCGCGGCCGTCGCGGTCTTCGGCGAAGAGGGTGCGTTCGGCCTGCGCCAGCACTCCGGCGAGTTGGTCCAGCGCCTGCAGGTCCGGCGCGTCGCGGCGGGCCAGCGCCGGCAGCGCGTCGGCGATGGCGCTCCAGTCCACCGGCTGTTTCTGCAGCACCGCACCGAGCGGATGCCGGCGCGCACCCTTCGCCCAGCCACGCAGCTCCTCCTGCCACCAGGCGAGCTTGGCCAGGCCTGGCGCGGGCTCGGCGGTGGCGGCAGCATCGGTCCATTCCTGCAGCAGCGCGAACCAGTGCTCGGCGGCGTCACGCTGGTCGGCGGCCACGAACACCCGGGCGATCACCCATTCCGGCCAGCGCCCGCGGAATTTGTCGACGAAGCTGGCGGCCTCGGAGACCGCTTCGATGATGGATTCGCTCACGGCCAGCGGGCCGGGTCGAGCAGGTCGTGCGGCGCGTCGACCATCACCTCGGCACCCCAAGCGGCGGGTTCGTCGCCGTCCATGCGGTAGCCCCAGAGCGCGGCGATCGACGGCATGCCGGCGGCACGCGCGGATTCGATGTCGCGGCGGTCATCGCCCACGTACACGCAGCGCGATGGCGCGACGCCCAGCACTTCCGCCGAATGCAGCAGCGGCAGCGGATGCGGCTTGCGCTCGGGCAGCGAATCGCCGCCGATCAGCACCGCGCAGCGCGTGTCCCAGCCGAGCAGCGGCATCAGGTCGCGGGCGAGTTTTTCCGGCTTGTTGGTGACGATGCCCCAGCGGCTGCCCTGCGCTTCCAGCGCATCGAGCAGTTCCGGGATGCCGGCGAAGGGCGCGCAATGGCGGCCGAGTTCGGCGGCGTAGATGTCGAGGAATTC encodes the following:
- the arsB gene encoding ACR3 family arsenite efflux transporter, giving the protein MGGFERHLSLWVLGCIVVGTGLGYLLPGLFRQLAAVEVAKVNLPVAVLVWLMIIPMLLKIDYGAMREVGRHWRGIGVTVFVNWLVKPFSMALLGWVFIRHLFADWLPADQIDAYIAGLILLAAAPCTAMVFVWSHLCEGEPRFTLSQVALNDFIMVFAFAPLVGLLLGLSSISVPWATLLLSVALYIVVPVIVAALLRKLILARGGEAALQAVLRRLGPVSLIALLLTLVLLFGFQGQQIVRQPLIIALLAVPILIQVYFNAGLAYWLNKRLGVAHCIAGPSALIGASNFFELAVATAVAVFGVHSGAALATVVGVLVEVPVMLSVVHIVNRSRRWYGGAAA
- the folE2 gene encoding GTP cyclohydrolase FolE2: MLMTAHRPLPDVAFEPAALARALDWVGMEGIALPLRLSERVQVPAQADVGVNLLDPDRRGIHMSRLYLQLQQALPQARLDALSLDALLAGLIESQQGASDRVQLLLRFDHLLERPALVSDHHGWKRYPVQLRSERDASGSRHWLSIRVAYSSTCPASAALSRELNAQAFARHFGEGEVDADAVRDWLASKAGLAATPHAQRSVADVEVELAEGFEHLPVVALADALEQALGTPVQTAVKREDEQAFARANAENLMFCEDAARRVGAALSALPWVRAWQAKVVHLESLHAHDAVARVAGRND
- the gph gene encoding phosphoglycolate phosphatase (PGP is an essential enzyme in the glycolate salvage pathway in higher organisms (photorespiration in plants). Phosphoglycolate results from the oxidase activity of RubisCO in the Calvin cycle when concentrations of carbon dioxide are low relative to oxygen. This enzyme is a member of the Haloacid Dehalogenase (HAD) superfamily of aspartate-nucleophile hydrolase enzymes (PF00702).) — protein: MTARTRFPEVALFDLDGTLLDSAPDMLATVNVMRERRGIAPMGLADIRPFVSRGARAMASAAFPAWNGDEVVAAVPEFLDIYAAELGRHCAPFAGIPELLDALEAQGSRWGIVTNKPEKLARDLMPLLGWDTRCAVLIGGDSLPERKPHPLPLLHSAEVLGVAPSRCVYVGDDRRDIESARAAGMPSIAALWGYRMDGDEPAAWGAEVMVDAPHDLLDPARWP
- a CDS encoding pseudouridine synthase, with amino-acid sequence MTAEPLSLPSRLQLPPGPWATLLDGLCARFPAIPREVWIGRFERGLVQDADARPLPVDAAYRVGMEIRYFREVEDEPAIPFVETVLHRDAHLLVVDKPHFLPVTPAGRHVRETLLARLIARLDAPDLVPLHRLDRDTAGLVMFSTCPDTRDAYAALFRERRVTKHYEGIAAPLPDVAFPLTRRSRLEAGEPFFRMREVAGTPNSETRIEVIVRGARRWRYALSPVTGRKHQLRVHMASIGAPIDNDPLYPALVDSPAADFSRPLQLWAKRLEFIDPLTGASRVFDSGLGLGGIGD
- a CDS encoding arsenate reductase ArsC, whose amino-acid sequence is MKDRYNILFLCTGNSARSIMAEAVANHVSGGRLQAWSAGSHPSGQVQPLAIEVLEEAGIATDGLRSKSWDEFSAPGAPEMDIVITVCGKAAGETCPVWLGQPMTAHWGVDDPVGVEGDESARRKAFRDAMGILRHRIHLLLSLKPEALDQLALQTHLHAIGREGEVGEAVSG
- a CDS encoding isoprenoid biosynthesis enzyme family protein — protein: MSESIIEAVSEAASFVDKFRGRWPEWVIARVFVAADQRDAAEHWFALLQEWTDAAATAEPAPGLAKLAWWQEELRGWAKGARRHPLGAVLQKQPVDWSAIADALPALARRDAPDLQALDQLAGVLAQAERTLFAEDRDGRAAIAAMLGDALSLTDATSQTPAEGSRPRRLLAALRNTRNTMQQAPLSPWRTLRCSWRAARAGLPG
- a CDS encoding ArsR/SmtB family transcription factor produces the protein MDNKDAVNALAALAQESRLAVFRRLVELGPEGAFAGELAEYLQVPGNTLSFHLKTLSHAGLVSAEPLGRNIRYRADFERMQALVGFLGDHCCGGQPELCAPVACAPAPRKAGTR
- a CDS encoding M23 family metallopeptidase; amino-acid sequence: MKMPRPLLAALLLAALPALAQQTRIADLPAKASQGALIIGRAVPGADVRVEGRKLRVDAQGRFVFGIGRDEKGPMRVRIQPPGGEILTADITVTPRDWPIQRINGVPPSTVNPPPAIAARIARENGRIVAARRDDSAADNFAQTFIWPVQGRISGRFGNQRIFNGTPKSPHSGMDIAAGAGTPIRAPAGGTVTLAEKDFYLTGGTVMIDHGHGVSSNFLHMSRLDVKVGDVVKQGDVVGAVGSTGRSTGPHLHWGMTWFDTKIDPLLVLPK